One stretch of Bosea vaviloviae DNA includes these proteins:
- a CDS encoding threonine aldolase family protein, producing MNFFSDNTAGASAPVMAALAAANDGTATAYGTDAWTGRVERLFAEIFEHQVAVFLVTSGTAANSLALASITRPWGAVLTHEESHVADDECGAPEFFSDGAKLVGLPGAGNKISPGPVTQTLARMREGALHQVQPQAISITQATECGQIYTQAEVRALKDAVAPRGLTMHMDGARFTNALVALGCSPAAITWQAGVDVLTFGGTKNGAWAAEAVIFFQPEAAAEMKWRRKRAGHTLSKGRLIGAQFEGLLGGGHWLELARHANAMAKRLADALIALDIPLAWPCQVNQVFPILSAELQTKLKAAGVGYLPWSQTALPKDIPFAEGETIGRFVMAFSTREADVERLINVFAAAKG from the coding sequence ATGAACTTCTTCAGCGACAACACCGCCGGCGCGAGCGCTCCTGTCATGGCAGCATTGGCGGCCGCCAATGACGGCACCGCGACAGCCTATGGCACCGACGCCTGGACGGGCCGCGTCGAGCGCCTTTTCGCCGAGATCTTCGAGCATCAGGTCGCGGTCTTCCTCGTCACCAGCGGCACGGCGGCCAACTCTTTGGCGCTCGCCAGCATCACCCGCCCCTGGGGCGCCGTGCTGACCCATGAGGAAAGCCATGTCGCCGACGATGAATGCGGCGCGCCGGAATTCTTCAGCGACGGCGCCAAGCTCGTCGGCCTGCCAGGCGCCGGCAACAAGATTTCGCCCGGCCCCGTGACGCAGACCCTCGCCCGCATGCGCGAAGGCGCGCTGCATCAGGTCCAGCCGCAGGCGATCTCGATCACCCAGGCGACCGAATGCGGGCAGATCTACACCCAAGCCGAAGTGCGCGCCCTGAAGGACGCCGTCGCGCCGCGCGGCCTGACCATGCATATGGACGGCGCCCGCTTCACCAACGCGCTCGTCGCCCTTGGCTGCTCGCCGGCCGCGATCACCTGGCAGGCCGGCGTCGACGTACTTACGTTCGGCGGCACCAAGAACGGCGCCTGGGCGGCGGAGGCCGTGATCTTCTTCCAGCCCGAGGCCGCCGCCGAGATGAAGTGGCGGCGCAAGCGCGCGGGCCATACCCTGTCCAAGGGCCGGTTGATCGGGGCGCAGTTCGAGGGCCTGCTCGGTGGCGGCCACTGGCTCGAACTGGCGCGCCACGCCAATGCGATGGCCAAGCGCCTGGCCGATGCGCTCATCGCCCTGGACATCCCGCTCGCCTGGCCCTGCCAGGTCAATCAAGTGTTTCCGATTCTGTCGGCGGAGCTCCAGACGAAGCTGAAAGCGGCCGGCGTCGGCTACCTGCCCTGGTCGCAGACCGCCCTGCCAAAGGATATCCCCTTCGCGGAGGGCGAGACCATCGGCCGCTTCGTCATGGCGTTCTCGACCCGCGAGGCGGATGTCGAGCGCCTGATCAATGTGTTCGCCGCGGCAAAAGGCTGA
- a CDS encoding N-formylglutamate amidohydrolase, which produces MSVPTAFFKADPEDVVAEIERPFTLHQPALQVVPVVVDVPHAGRRYPKAFVERARLPLRSLRRSEDAYIDLLFAQAVALGAPLLVAEFPRAFLDVNREPYELDPRMFDGRLPAFANTRSMRVAGGLGTIPRIVGDAHEIYFGRIPVEEGLARIDALYRPYHAGLRSLIQRTHGAFGTCILVDAHSMPSSGLDRDGLAKADVILGDRFGTSASGYIVDIAEEAFRRLGLSVTRNRPYAGGFITEHYGAPTSGVHALQIEINRALYMDEATLEPHAGFVELERGMTAAMADCFARWSGWLDEWREAAE; this is translated from the coding sequence ATGAGCGTCCCAACCGCCTTCTTCAAAGCTGATCCCGAGGATGTCGTCGCCGAGATCGAGCGGCCCTTCACGCTGCATCAGCCGGCGCTGCAGGTCGTGCCCGTGGTGGTCGACGTGCCCCATGCCGGACGGCGCTATCCCAAGGCCTTCGTCGAGCGGGCGCGATTGCCTCTGCGCAGCCTGCGCCGCTCCGAGGACGCCTATATCGACCTGCTCTTCGCCCAGGCCGTGGCGCTTGGAGCCCCGCTCCTGGTCGCCGAGTTCCCGCGCGCCTTTCTCGACGTCAACCGCGAGCCCTATGAGCTCGATCCGCGCATGTTCGATGGCCGTTTGCCGGCCTTCGCCAATACGCGCTCGATGCGGGTCGCGGGTGGGCTCGGCACGATTCCGCGAATCGTCGGCGATGCGCATGAGATCTATTTCGGCCGCATACCGGTCGAGGAGGGGCTGGCGCGGATCGACGCGCTCTACCGGCCCTATCACGCAGGCTTGCGCAGCCTGATCCAGCGCACGCATGGCGCCTTCGGCACCTGCATCCTGGTCGATGCCCATTCGATGCCGTCGAGCGGGCTCGACCGCGACGGGCTCGCCAAGGCCGACGTCATCCTGGGCGACCGCTTCGGCACCAGCGCCTCGGGCTATATCGTCGACATCGCCGAGGAGGCCTTCCGGCGGCTAGGCCTGAGCGTCACGCGCAACCGGCCTTATGCCGGGGGCTTCATCACCGAGCATTACGGCGCGCCGACCTCGGGCGTGCACGCGCTGCAGATCGAGATCAACCGCGCGCTCTACATGGACGAGGCGACGCTGGAGCCGCATGCCGGCTTCGTGGAGCTGGAGCGGGGCATGACCGCGGCGATGGCGGATTGCTTCGCGCGCTGGAGCGGCTGGCTCGACGAATGGCGCGAGGCGGCCGAATAG
- a CDS encoding Hsp20 family protein, producing MRHFDLSPLYRSTVGFDRLFSLLDQATAAEAAPSYPPYNIERTAENAYRISIAVAGFGEADLAIESKENALTVRGEKQSTESAEKREVLHQGIAARAFERRFQLADYVQVTGASLENGLLHIDLVREIPEAKKPRQIAISGAKPAKVLEAKVAKAA from the coding sequence ATGCGTCACTTCGATCTTTCCCCGCTCTATCGCTCGACCGTTGGTTTCGACCGCCTGTTCTCGCTGCTTGACCAGGCCACCGCTGCCGAGGCCGCGCCGAGCTATCCGCCCTACAACATCGAGCGCACTGCCGAGAACGCCTACCGCATCAGCATCGCGGTCGCGGGCTTTGGCGAAGCCGACCTTGCCATCGAGAGCAAGGAGAATGCGCTGACGGTGCGTGGCGAGAAGCAGAGCACCGAATCCGCTGAAAAACGCGAGGTTCTGCACCAGGGCATCGCGGCGCGCGCTTTTGAGCGTCGCTTCCAGCTTGCCGATTATGTGCAGGTAACCGGCGCCAGCCTCGAGAACGGCTTGCTCCATATCGATCTCGTCCGCGAGATCCCCGAGGCCAAGAAGCCGCGCCAGATCGCGATCAGCGGGGCCAAGCCCGCCAAGGTGCTCGAGGCCAAGGTCGCCAAGGCCGCGTAA
- the cpdR gene encoding cell cycle two-component system response regulator CpdR: MTKILLAEDDNDMRRFLVKALQNAGYDVASFDNGLSAYNRLREEPFELLLTDIVMPEMDGIELARRATELDPDIKVMFITGFAAVALNPDSQTPKDAKVLSKPFHLRELVSEVEKLLAA; encoded by the coding sequence ATGACGAAGATACTTCTCGCCGAAGACGACAACGACATGCGCCGCTTCCTGGTCAAGGCCTTGCAGAATGCAGGCTATGACGTGGCCTCGTTCGACAACGGCCTCTCCGCCTATAACCGCCTGCGCGAAGAGCCCTTCGAGCTGCTCCTGACCGACATCGTGATGCCGGAGATGGATGGCATCGAACTGGCGCGGCGCGCCACCGAGCTCGACCCCGACATCAAGGTGATGTTCATCACCGGCTTTGCGGCAGTCGCCCTGAACCCCGATTCGCAGACGCCCAAGGATGCCAAGGTGCTGTCCAAGCCCTTCCATCTGCGCGAGCTCGTCAGCGAGGTCGAAAAGCTTCTGGCGGCCTGA
- a CDS encoding alpha/beta fold hydrolase, with amino-acid sequence MAEAQLFAHPDYPVPGHGKAWFAKTRDGAQLRFASWRPTVKLMRGTILLVQGRAEFIERYSETIVELRRRGFHVISFDWRGQGGSQRFVRRWRKGHVGWLRHFEHDLALAQAQMRETLPEPYFALAHSMGAALCLDAARRDALPVSRLVALAPMLGLSMIERPDMARRLANLLFWLGLGKSFVPGGGDTAIATKPFEGNRLTSDPARYARNSALSAGAPHLCIGDPTIAWVHTAFQLMARLNAPSAAREIRVPTLVIAAGQDPIVSTPAIERFAARLKTGAALVLPTARHEILMESDEIRAQFWAAFDAFIPGEDNAAASSTGEQAERGLMQRLVAGGDDRAAPGGAAAIP; translated from the coding sequence ATGGCCGAGGCCCAGCTCTTCGCCCATCCCGATTATCCCGTTCCGGGGCATGGCAAGGCCTGGTTCGCGAAAACGCGCGACGGCGCGCAATTGCGCTTCGCGAGCTGGCGACCGACGGTCAAGCTGATGCGCGGCACCATTCTCCTCGTCCAGGGCCGGGCCGAATTCATCGAGCGCTACAGTGAGACGATCGTCGAGCTGCGCCGGCGCGGCTTCCATGTGATCAGCTTCGACTGGCGCGGCCAGGGCGGCTCGCAACGCTTCGTGCGGCGCTGGCGCAAGGGCCATGTCGGCTGGCTCAGACATTTTGAGCACGACCTCGCCTTGGCGCAGGCGCAGATGCGCGAGACACTGCCCGAGCCCTATTTCGCGCTGGCGCATTCGATGGGCGCGGCCCTGTGCCTGGACGCCGCGCGCCGCGACGCCTTGCCGGTCTCGCGGCTGGTGGCTCTCGCTCCCATGCTGGGCCTCTCGATGATCGAGCGCCCCGATATGGCGCGGCGGCTGGCAAACCTGCTGTTCTGGCTCGGTCTGGGCAAATCCTTCGTGCCCGGCGGCGGCGACACCGCGATCGCGACCAAACCCTTCGAGGGCAACCGGCTGACCAGCGACCCCGCCCGCTATGCCCGCAACAGCGCGCTCTCGGCCGGCGCGCCGCATCTGTGCATCGGCGACCCGACGATCGCCTGGGTGCATACGGCCTTCCAGTTGATGGCGCGCCTGAACGCTCCCTCCGCCGCCCGCGAGATCCGCGTGCCGACGCTGGTCATCGCCGCCGGCCAGGACCCGATCGTCTCCACCCCGGCGATCGAGCGTTTCGCGGCGCGGCTCAAGACCGGCGCCGCGCTCGTCCTGCCGACCGCGCGCCACGAGATCCTGATGGAGAGCGACGAGATCCGCGCCCAGTTCTGGGCGGCCTTCGACGCCTTCATTCCCGGCGAGGACAATGCCGCGGCCAGCTCAACCGGCGAGCAGGCTGAGCGCGGCCTGATGCAGCGTCTTGTTGCCGGCGGCGATGACCGTGCCGCCCCCGGCGGCGCTGCCGCCATCCCATGA
- the hisN gene encoding histidinol-phosphatase, with amino-acid sequence MSTVDFGAFIAELATQSGQAILPFFRAHHATEDKSLGGVFDPVTEADRAGENVMRHLIKRSFPAHGVLGEEFGNENIDAEYVWVLDPIDGTRAFISGIPVWGTLIGLTRGGVPVYGMMHQPFTGERYSGDGRQARYEGPNGPRVLRTRQITNLSEATLMTTSPGLFKGAEAEAYARVESQVRLPRYGCDCYAYCMLAAGHVDLVIESGLKPYDIVALIPIIEGAGGIVTSWDGGSAAGGGTVIAAGNKTLHQAALSLLAG; translated from the coding sequence ATGAGCACTGTCGATTTCGGCGCTTTCATCGCCGAACTGGCGACGCAGTCCGGCCAGGCGATCCTGCCGTTCTTTCGCGCCCATCATGCCACCGAAGACAAATCGCTCGGCGGCGTGTTCGATCCGGTGACGGAGGCCGACCGGGCCGGCGAGAACGTGATGCGCCATCTGATCAAGCGCAGCTTCCCCGCCCATGGCGTGCTTGGCGAGGAGTTCGGCAATGAGAACATCGACGCCGAATATGTCTGGGTGCTCGACCCGATCGACGGCACGCGCGCCTTCATCTCCGGCATTCCGGTCTGGGGCACGCTGATCGGGCTGACGCGTGGCGGCGTGCCGGTCTATGGCATGATGCACCAGCCCTTCACGGGCGAGCGCTATTCCGGCGATGGCCGGCAGGCGCGCTATGAGGGGCCCAACGGCCCGCGCGTCCTGCGCACGCGCCAGATCACGAATCTTAGCGAAGCGACGCTGATGACCACGTCGCCAGGGCTGTTCAAGGGCGCGGAAGCTGAAGCCTATGCCCGTGTCGAAAGCCAGGTGCGGCTGCCGCGTTATGGCTGCGATTGCTATGCCTATTGCATGCTGGCGGCCGGCCATGTCGATCTGGTGATCGAATCCGGCCTCAAGCCCTATGACATCGTCGCGCTGATCCCGATCATCGAGGGCGCGGGCGGCATCGTCACCTCATGGGATGGCGGCAGCGCCGCCGGGGGCGGCACGGTCATCGCCGCCGGCAACAAGACGCTGCATCAGGCCGCGCTCAGCCTGCTCGCCGGTTGA